In Corylus avellana chromosome ca2, CavTom2PMs-1.0, the following proteins share a genomic window:
- the LOC132173118 gene encoding helicase-like transcription factor CHR28 isoform X2, translating to MLMADDGVWTRGDMSGVDGLLNEDLSIDIDTLFHILGEEEQPLQSSREDSSQKNVLQSESAPDAKCQTGSQVSEGSPPVQAELTGNSVMVFDRGNIEPLTQPASPVHTGSASFKDWFSVVPPGHQSSFTGRAGVPPAEIPLCSAASSFADRDAHNVLDRGDNLYLDFPKGETEVQFRHVGDDVDSKYASHSPFVEDIDVKFSNYGVLGEDSMDTFGPQETNPCAHMTISFMDADISSQNVTSNESTICQSSDVVSDFTDQYTALPYCVRTDDILVDDFSRPCMPSSYSSQISLGNQRKMTNTKDEIGEFSNDSACSSSKMIMNAQRGITGRSVSEVSMTDYADFNGWSFKYEGNNYMSPISGNSSSDAEDCPIDDKASAKLLTCTQSYMSNKVEAACVKNEVTDELIGPSSHSINVIDEAVSRKPFYSADDRIFVDEDLKLSSGVSHSTSTQKYDHAKSEKEDLIFASMRAHHSQNIVDEMASRSHIDSGYLNLSATEQYFPPVPPALVKMQLDYVKDESEGRLVQSMTTGFHFSEVSPELNCKNLLDESHVEDDSDICIIEDMSHPPPTNHSPTTGNTLVTSQHSTFSDSSHYMGVGGPRFKARDERLILQVALQDLSQPKSEAVPPEGDLAVPLLRHQRIALSWMVQKETSLNCSGGILADDQGLGKTVSTIALILKERAPSFGACQNVKQGEMETLNLEEDEVVLPTVDGMKQDADSQQVTSNRIQMKNMNPLVQAKGRPSAGTLIVCPTSVLRQWAEELSSKVTSKANLSVLTYHGSNRTKDPCELAKYDVVLTTYSIVSMEVPKQSLADEDDDEKGKPEDDAGFSSSRKRKDPPSSGKKYSKNKKGLDRALLESTARPLAKVGWFRVVLDEAQSIKNHRTQVARACWGLRAKRRWCLSGTPIQNAIDDLYSYFRFLRYDPFSLYPTFCSAIKVPINRSPTKGYRKLQAILKTIMLRRTKNTLLDGEPIINLPPKSIELKKVEFSEEERNFYSRLEADSRAQFQEYADAGTVKQNYVNILLMLLRLRQACDHPLLVRPYDSSSLWRSSAEMAKKLPRDKQIHLLNCLEASLAICGICNDPPEDAVVSICGHVFCNQCLSEHLIGDDKQCPVTNCKVRLSASSVFSKATLNGSLSDEPCQGSSPNCSASEVVDAAEHFSEGTSTKIKAALEVLHSLCQPRGCTSSNSYAQNTLDERAICLSNSVGELLEDNPDRQNLAVESSKNSVEVEAAGEKAIVFSQWTRMLDLLEACLKNSSIQYRRLDGTMSVFARDKAVKDFNTRPEVSVMIMSLKAASLGLNMVAACHVLLLDLWWNPTTEDQAIDRAHRIGQTRPVRVLRLTVRDTVEDRILALQQKKREMVASAFGEDGTGGGQTRLTEEDLKYLFMM from the exons ATGTTGATGGCGGACGATGGTGTGTGGACACGCGGTGATATGTCGGGCGTTGATGGGCTTTTGAACGAGGACTTGTCGATCGACATCGACACGTTGTTTCACATTCTTGGCGAGGAGGAGCAGCCTTTGCAG AGCAGTCGAGAGGATTCATCTCAGAAAAATGTGTTGCAAAGTGAATCAGCTCCTGATGCAAAGTGTCAAACGG GATCTCAGGTGTCAGAAGGATCACCTCCAGTACAGGCGGAGTTAACAG GGAACTCTGTCATGGTCTTTGACCGTGGAAACATAGAACCCTTGACACAGCCTGCTTCTCCTGTGCATACTGGCTCTGCTAGTTTCAAAGATTGGTTTTCAGTAGTCCCACCGGGCCATCAGTCCTCCTTCACAGGGAGGGCTGGAGTTCCACCAGCTGAGATACCATTGTGTAGTGCTGCTTCAAGTTTTGCTGATAGAGATGCTCACAATGTTCTTGATAGAGGAGATAACTTGTATCTAGATTTTCCTAAGGGTGAAACTGAAGTTCAGTTCCGGCATGTAGGGGACGATGTTGACTCCAAAT ATGCTTCACACAGTCCTTTTGTTGAGGACATTGATGTAAAGTTTTCAAATTATGGTGTGCTGGGTGAAGATAGCATGGATACCTTTGGACCACAGGAAACTAATCCATGTGCACATATGACAATATCCTTCATGGATGCAGATATATCTTCGCAAAATGTAACTTCTAATGAGTCCACAATCTGTCAAAGTTCTGATGTTGTAAGTGACTTCACCGACCAGTACACTGCTTTGCCATATTGCGTGAGGACAGATGATATACTTGTTGATGATTTCTCACGGCCTTGTATGCCCAGTAGTTATAGTTCTCAAATTTCGCTGGGTAATCAAAGAAAGATGACTAACACTAAGGATGAAATAGGGGAATTTTCCAATGATAGCGCATGCTCAAGTAGTAAGATGATTATGAATGCTCAGAGGGGAATAACTGGTAGGTCTGTCTCAGAGGTTTCGATGACTGATTACGCAGATTTTAATGGTTGGAGTTTTAAATATGAAGGTAATAACTATATGTCACCAATCAGTGGAAATTCTTCGTCTGATGCTGAAGATTGTCCTATTGATGACAAGGCATCAGCGAAGCTGTTGACTTGCACTCAGTCATACATGTCAAACAAAGTGGAAGCAGCTTGTGTCAAGAATGAAGTTACTGATGAATTGATTGGACCCAGTAGCCATTCTATTAACGTAATTGATGAGGCCGTCAGTAGAAAGCCTTTTTACAGTGCGGATGACagaatttttgttgatgaagacttgAAACTGTCATCTGGTGTTTCACATTCTACATCAACTCAGAAGTATGATCACGCGAAAAGTGAGAAGGAAGACTTGATTTTTGCTTCTATGAGAGCACATCATTCTCAAAATATAGTTGATGAAATGGCTAGTAGATCCCACATTGATAGTGGATATTTGAATTTAAGTGCAACGGAACAATATTTTCCCCCTGTGCCCCCTGCTCTGGTCAAGATGCAGTTGGATTACGTTAAGGATGAAAGTGAGGGTAGACTTGTTCAATCTATGACCACGGGTTTTCATTTTTCAGAAGTCAGCCCCGagttgaattgcaaaaatttattGGACGAATCCCATGTTGAGGATGATTCTGATATCTGCATTATTGAAGATATGAGTCATCCTCCACCCACAAATCATTCTCCAACAACTGGGAATACCCTTGTTACTTCACAACATTCTACATTTAGTGATTCCAGTCATTACATGGGAGTAGGAGGCCCAAGATTTAAGGCAAGAGATGAGAGGTTGATTTTACAAGTCGCATTGCAG GATCTTTCGCAGCCAAAGTCAGAAGCTGTTCCACCAGAAGGAGATTTAGCAGTTCCTCTGTTAAGACATCAG AGAATTGCTTTGTCATGGATGGTTCAAAAGGAAACAAGCTTGAACTGCTCGGGAGGAATTCTTGCAGATGATCAG GGATTGGGAAAAACAGTATCAACAATTGCGCTTATACTGAAGGAGAGGGCTCCATCTTTTGGAGCCTGTCAAAATGTAAAACAAGGAGAGATGGAAACTCTAAATTTGGAGGAGGATGAGGTTGTTCTTCCTACAGTTGATGGAATGAAGCAAGATGCTGATTCACAACAAGTAACGTCAAATAGAATTCAGATGAAGAACATGAACCCTTTGGTCCAAGCTAAGGGAAGGCCATCTGCTGGAACCCTTATTGTTTGTCCCACTAGTGTTCTACGGCAATGGGCTGAGGAATTAAGTAGTAAGGTAACCAGCAAAGCTAATCTCTCTGTGCTGACATACCATGGAAGCAACCGGACAAAGGATCCTTGTGAGCTGGCCAAGTATGATGTCGTCCTGACAACATATTCAATTGTCAGCATGGAGGTCCCAAAGCAGTCTCTTGCTGATGAAGATGACGATGAGAAAGGGAAGCCAGAAGATGATGCTGGCTTTTCATCCAGTAGGAAAAGGAAAGATCCTCCTAGTTCTGgcaaaaaatattcaaaaaataaaaaaggtttggATAGGGCACTGCTTGAGTCTACTGCTCGTCCTCTTGCAAAGGTGGGATGGTTTAGGGTTGTTCTGGATGAGGCCCAGAGCATCAAGAATCACAGAACTCAAGTAGCTAGAGCCTGTTGGGGTCTTCGTGCTAAACGTAGATGGTGCCTGTCTGGGACTCCAATCCAGAATGCAATTGATGATCTTTATAGTTACTTCAGATTTCTCAGATATgatcctttttcattatatccGACTTTCTGTTCTGCAATAAAGGTCCCAATCAATAGGAGTCCAACAAAAGGGTACAGAAAGCTGCAAGCTATCTTGAAGACGATAATGTTGCGCCGCACCAAAA ACACACTTCTTGATGGGGAACCTATAATTAATCTTCCGCCAAAATCCATAGAGCTGAAAAAAGTGGAATTTTCAGAGGAGGAACGTAATTTCTATTCCAGATTGGAGGCTGATTCACGTGCTCAGTTTCAA GAATATGCTGATGCTGGAACTGTCAAACAAAATTATGTTAACATCTTGTTGATGCTCTTGCGCCTTCGACAAGCTTGTGATCATCCCCTGCTCGTTAGGCCTTATGATTCTAGTTCTTTATGGAGATCCTCAGCTGAGATGGCAAAGAAGCTTCCGCGGGACAAGCAAATACATCTTCTAAATTGTTTAGAAGCATCTTTAGCAATTTGTGGCATCTGTAAT GATCCTCCTGAAGATGCTGTTGTTTCGATTTGTGGTCATGTTTTCTGCAACCAATGTCTTAGTGAGCATCTTATTGGTGATGACAAGCAGTGCCCTGTTACAAATTGCAAAGTTAGACTCAGTGCGTCTTCAGTGTTTTCCAAAGCCACGCTAAATGGTTCTCTCTCTGACGAGCCTTGTCAGGGTAGTTCCCCCAACTGCTCTGCTTCTGAAGTTGTTGATGCAGCTGAGCATTTTTCTGAAGGTACTTCTACCAAAATTAAGGCCGCTCTTGAGGTCCTGCACTCATTATGTCAACCTCGGGGTTGTACATCATCAAATAGTTATGCACAGAACACACTTGATGAAAGAGCCATCTGTCTCAGCAACTCTGTTGGGGAATTACTCGAGGATAATCCTGATAGACAAAATTTGGCTGTAGAGAGTTCTAAAAATTCAGTTGAAGTTGAGGCAGCTGGAGAGAAAGCCATAGTATTTTCACAGTGGACAAGGATGCTGGATTTGCTTGAGGCTTGTCTAAAAAATTCTTCCATTCAGTACAGAAGACTTGATGGAACAATGTCAGTTTTTGCCAGAGATAAAGCTGTGAAGGATTTTAACACCCGCCCAGAG GTGTCGGTTATGATTATGTCTCTGAAAGCTGCTAGTCTTGGTCTCAACATGGTTGCTGCTTGCCATGTTCTTCTGCTGGATCTTTGGTGGAACCCTACCACTGAGGATCAAGCAATTGACAGAGCACACCGAATTGGGCAAACTCGTCCTGTTAGAGTTTTGCGATTAACGGTCAGAGATACAGTTGAAGATCGTATTTTAGCCCTTCAG caaaagaagagagagatggtTGCATCTGCATTTGGAGAGGATGGAACCGGTGGTGGTCAGACGCGCCTCACAGAGGAGGACCTGAAATACCTGTTTATGATGTGA
- the LOC132173118 gene encoding helicase-like transcription factor CHR28 isoform X3, producing MCCKVNQLLMQSVKRVSEGSPPVQAELTGPITFFSLHYPEASDSMTGGSGASFDSAGNSVMVFDRGNIEPLTQPASPVHTGSASFKDWFSVVPPGHQSSFTGRAGVPPAEIPLCSAASSFADRDAHNVLDRGDNLYLDFPKGETEVQFRHVGDDVDSKYASHSPFVEDIDVKFSNYGVLGEDSMDTFGPQETNPCAHMTISFMDADISSQNVTSNESTICQSSDVVSDFTDQYTALPYCVRTDDILVDDFSRPCMPSSYSSQISLGNQRKMTNTKDEIGEFSNDSACSSSKMIMNAQRGITGRSVSEVSMTDYADFNGWSFKYEGNNYMSPISGNSSSDAEDCPIDDKASAKLLTCTQSYMSNKVEAACVKNEVTDELIGPSSHSINVIDEAVSRKPFYSADDRIFVDEDLKLSSGVSHSTSTQKYDHAKSEKEDLIFASMRAHHSQNIVDEMASRSHIDSGYLNLSATEQYFPPVPPALVKMQLDYVKDESEGRLVQSMTTGFHFSEVSPELNCKNLLDESHVEDDSDICIIEDMSHPPPTNHSPTTGNTLVTSQHSTFSDSSHYMGVGGPRFKARDERLILQVALQDLSQPKSEAVPPEGDLAVPLLRHQRIALSWMVQKETSLNCSGGILADDQGLGKTVSTIALILKERAPSFGACQNVKQGEMETLNLEEDEVVLPTVDGMKQDADSQQVTSNRIQMKNMNPLVQAKGRPSAGTLIVCPTSVLRQWAEELSSKVTSKANLSVLTYHGSNRTKDPCELAKYDVVLTTYSIVSMEVPKQSLADEDDDEKGKPEDDAGFSSSRKRKDPPSSGKKYSKNKKGLDRALLESTARPLAKVGWFRVVLDEAQSIKNHRTQVARACWGLRAKRRWCLSGTPIQNAIDDLYSYFRFLRYDPFSLYPTFCSAIKVPINRSPTKGYRKLQAILKTIMLRRTKNTLLDGEPIINLPPKSIELKKVEFSEEERNFYSRLEADSRAQFQEYADAGTVKQNYVNILLMLLRLRQACDHPLLVRPYDSSSLWRSSAEMAKKLPRDKQIHLLNCLEASLAICGICNDPPEDAVVSICGHVFCNQCLSEHLIGDDKQCPVTNCKVRLSASSVFSKATLNGSLSDEPCQGSSPNCSASEVVDAAEHFSEGTSTKIKAALEVLHSLCQPRGCTSSNSYAQNTLDERAICLSNSVGELLEDNPDRQNLAVESSKNSVEVEAAGEKAIVFSQWTRMLDLLEACLKNSSIQYRRLDGTMSVFARDKAVKDFNTRPEVSVMIMSLKAASLGLNMVAACHVLLLDLWWNPTTEDQAIDRAHRIGQTRPVRVLRLTVRDTVEDRILALQQKKREMVASAFGEDGTGGGQTRLTEEDLKYLFMM from the exons ATGTGTTGCAAAGTGAATCAGCTCCTGATGCAAAGTGTCAAACGG GTGTCAGAAGGATCACCTCCAGTACAGGCGGAGTTAACAGGTcctatcacatttttctctttacaCTACCCAGAAGCTTCAGATTCTATGACAGGGGGCTCAGGTGCTTCCTTTGATTCTGCAGGGAACTCTGTCATGGTCTTTGACCGTGGAAACATAGAACCCTTGACACAGCCTGCTTCTCCTGTGCATACTGGCTCTGCTAGTTTCAAAGATTGGTTTTCAGTAGTCCCACCGGGCCATCAGTCCTCCTTCACAGGGAGGGCTGGAGTTCCACCAGCTGAGATACCATTGTGTAGTGCTGCTTCAAGTTTTGCTGATAGAGATGCTCACAATGTTCTTGATAGAGGAGATAACTTGTATCTAGATTTTCCTAAGGGTGAAACTGAAGTTCAGTTCCGGCATGTAGGGGACGATGTTGACTCCAAAT ATGCTTCACACAGTCCTTTTGTTGAGGACATTGATGTAAAGTTTTCAAATTATGGTGTGCTGGGTGAAGATAGCATGGATACCTTTGGACCACAGGAAACTAATCCATGTGCACATATGACAATATCCTTCATGGATGCAGATATATCTTCGCAAAATGTAACTTCTAATGAGTCCACAATCTGTCAAAGTTCTGATGTTGTAAGTGACTTCACCGACCAGTACACTGCTTTGCCATATTGCGTGAGGACAGATGATATACTTGTTGATGATTTCTCACGGCCTTGTATGCCCAGTAGTTATAGTTCTCAAATTTCGCTGGGTAATCAAAGAAAGATGACTAACACTAAGGATGAAATAGGGGAATTTTCCAATGATAGCGCATGCTCAAGTAGTAAGATGATTATGAATGCTCAGAGGGGAATAACTGGTAGGTCTGTCTCAGAGGTTTCGATGACTGATTACGCAGATTTTAATGGTTGGAGTTTTAAATATGAAGGTAATAACTATATGTCACCAATCAGTGGAAATTCTTCGTCTGATGCTGAAGATTGTCCTATTGATGACAAGGCATCAGCGAAGCTGTTGACTTGCACTCAGTCATACATGTCAAACAAAGTGGAAGCAGCTTGTGTCAAGAATGAAGTTACTGATGAATTGATTGGACCCAGTAGCCATTCTATTAACGTAATTGATGAGGCCGTCAGTAGAAAGCCTTTTTACAGTGCGGATGACagaatttttgttgatgaagacttgAAACTGTCATCTGGTGTTTCACATTCTACATCAACTCAGAAGTATGATCACGCGAAAAGTGAGAAGGAAGACTTGATTTTTGCTTCTATGAGAGCACATCATTCTCAAAATATAGTTGATGAAATGGCTAGTAGATCCCACATTGATAGTGGATATTTGAATTTAAGTGCAACGGAACAATATTTTCCCCCTGTGCCCCCTGCTCTGGTCAAGATGCAGTTGGATTACGTTAAGGATGAAAGTGAGGGTAGACTTGTTCAATCTATGACCACGGGTTTTCATTTTTCAGAAGTCAGCCCCGagttgaattgcaaaaatttattGGACGAATCCCATGTTGAGGATGATTCTGATATCTGCATTATTGAAGATATGAGTCATCCTCCACCCACAAATCATTCTCCAACAACTGGGAATACCCTTGTTACTTCACAACATTCTACATTTAGTGATTCCAGTCATTACATGGGAGTAGGAGGCCCAAGATTTAAGGCAAGAGATGAGAGGTTGATTTTACAAGTCGCATTGCAG GATCTTTCGCAGCCAAAGTCAGAAGCTGTTCCACCAGAAGGAGATTTAGCAGTTCCTCTGTTAAGACATCAG AGAATTGCTTTGTCATGGATGGTTCAAAAGGAAACAAGCTTGAACTGCTCGGGAGGAATTCTTGCAGATGATCAG GGATTGGGAAAAACAGTATCAACAATTGCGCTTATACTGAAGGAGAGGGCTCCATCTTTTGGAGCCTGTCAAAATGTAAAACAAGGAGAGATGGAAACTCTAAATTTGGAGGAGGATGAGGTTGTTCTTCCTACAGTTGATGGAATGAAGCAAGATGCTGATTCACAACAAGTAACGTCAAATAGAATTCAGATGAAGAACATGAACCCTTTGGTCCAAGCTAAGGGAAGGCCATCTGCTGGAACCCTTATTGTTTGTCCCACTAGTGTTCTACGGCAATGGGCTGAGGAATTAAGTAGTAAGGTAACCAGCAAAGCTAATCTCTCTGTGCTGACATACCATGGAAGCAACCGGACAAAGGATCCTTGTGAGCTGGCCAAGTATGATGTCGTCCTGACAACATATTCAATTGTCAGCATGGAGGTCCCAAAGCAGTCTCTTGCTGATGAAGATGACGATGAGAAAGGGAAGCCAGAAGATGATGCTGGCTTTTCATCCAGTAGGAAAAGGAAAGATCCTCCTAGTTCTGgcaaaaaatattcaaaaaataaaaaaggtttggATAGGGCACTGCTTGAGTCTACTGCTCGTCCTCTTGCAAAGGTGGGATGGTTTAGGGTTGTTCTGGATGAGGCCCAGAGCATCAAGAATCACAGAACTCAAGTAGCTAGAGCCTGTTGGGGTCTTCGTGCTAAACGTAGATGGTGCCTGTCTGGGACTCCAATCCAGAATGCAATTGATGATCTTTATAGTTACTTCAGATTTCTCAGATATgatcctttttcattatatccGACTTTCTGTTCTGCAATAAAGGTCCCAATCAATAGGAGTCCAACAAAAGGGTACAGAAAGCTGCAAGCTATCTTGAAGACGATAATGTTGCGCCGCACCAAAA ACACACTTCTTGATGGGGAACCTATAATTAATCTTCCGCCAAAATCCATAGAGCTGAAAAAAGTGGAATTTTCAGAGGAGGAACGTAATTTCTATTCCAGATTGGAGGCTGATTCACGTGCTCAGTTTCAA GAATATGCTGATGCTGGAACTGTCAAACAAAATTATGTTAACATCTTGTTGATGCTCTTGCGCCTTCGACAAGCTTGTGATCATCCCCTGCTCGTTAGGCCTTATGATTCTAGTTCTTTATGGAGATCCTCAGCTGAGATGGCAAAGAAGCTTCCGCGGGACAAGCAAATACATCTTCTAAATTGTTTAGAAGCATCTTTAGCAATTTGTGGCATCTGTAAT GATCCTCCTGAAGATGCTGTTGTTTCGATTTGTGGTCATGTTTTCTGCAACCAATGTCTTAGTGAGCATCTTATTGGTGATGACAAGCAGTGCCCTGTTACAAATTGCAAAGTTAGACTCAGTGCGTCTTCAGTGTTTTCCAAAGCCACGCTAAATGGTTCTCTCTCTGACGAGCCTTGTCAGGGTAGTTCCCCCAACTGCTCTGCTTCTGAAGTTGTTGATGCAGCTGAGCATTTTTCTGAAGGTACTTCTACCAAAATTAAGGCCGCTCTTGAGGTCCTGCACTCATTATGTCAACCTCGGGGTTGTACATCATCAAATAGTTATGCACAGAACACACTTGATGAAAGAGCCATCTGTCTCAGCAACTCTGTTGGGGAATTACTCGAGGATAATCCTGATAGACAAAATTTGGCTGTAGAGAGTTCTAAAAATTCAGTTGAAGTTGAGGCAGCTGGAGAGAAAGCCATAGTATTTTCACAGTGGACAAGGATGCTGGATTTGCTTGAGGCTTGTCTAAAAAATTCTTCCATTCAGTACAGAAGACTTGATGGAACAATGTCAGTTTTTGCCAGAGATAAAGCTGTGAAGGATTTTAACACCCGCCCAGAG GTGTCGGTTATGATTATGTCTCTGAAAGCTGCTAGTCTTGGTCTCAACATGGTTGCTGCTTGCCATGTTCTTCTGCTGGATCTTTGGTGGAACCCTACCACTGAGGATCAAGCAATTGACAGAGCACACCGAATTGGGCAAACTCGTCCTGTTAGAGTTTTGCGATTAACGGTCAGAGATACAGTTGAAGATCGTATTTTAGCCCTTCAG caaaagaagagagagatggtTGCATCTGCATTTGGAGAGGATGGAACCGGTGGTGGTCAGACGCGCCTCACAGAGGAGGACCTGAAATACCTGTTTATGATGTGA